In the Diceros bicornis minor isolate mBicDic1 chromosome 22, mDicBic1.mat.cur, whole genome shotgun sequence genome, one interval contains:
- the ERVMER34-1 gene encoding endogenous retroviral envelope protein HEMO has translation MNNRVWYPQQGKLHSASSPGGIFRTPKGIVSDSITTPSGTNICQITKCSGWPTSHPCATWGIAAIRMVRLPNATDYIWVDQKSGLTWSGDKTRLYSCQNQTAGLLYQLFRNLFCSRRLTRAHGKWRCLGSNSASGTDHEIVQILGTTDSILTLSLNYTGLFIL, from the exons atgaataacagagtatggtatccgcaacaagggaaacttcactctgcttcttctcctg gtggcatcttcagaactcccaagggaattgtaagtgactctatcactactccctctggcacaaacatttgccaaatcaccaagtgctctggatggcctacgagccacccgtgtgcaacttggggtatcgcagctatccgcatggttaggctgcccaatgccacagactatatatgggtggatcaaaaatctggactcacctggtcaggtgacaagaccaggctttatagctgccaaaatcagactgcaggcctcctgtaccagctattccgcaatctattctgttctcgcagactgacaagagctcatgggaaatggagatgtttaggtagtaacagtgcaagtggtacagatcatgaaatagtccagatcctgggaactacagactcaattctaaccttgtctttaaactacactggtcttttcattttatga